In the genome of Opitutia bacterium KCR 482, one region contains:
- a CDS encoding DUF1080 domain-containing protein: MRKTLFILLSSILTLSAFAQSQKDAFAGFYKGKITLADGSELKRGYPVSMYPEIYAEVYRGPQAKYRVKILTGILSRAETTSFADGLTASDGKIEFKTSEPLALKGTATPSEIVASGKYNGQDVKIDLKRFEFKSPTLGAKAPKGAVVLFDGTDPSKEWELVSARQTPVNWTLKDGAMTVKTDAKKPDGKKLNTTIESKRAFGKCKLHIEFNIPPMYDCLGQARANSGVFFGPYEIQVLDSFGAEASWDHCGSVYRQTASQYNASLEPGAWQTYDIIYTPAKFEGDKCVAFPTFTVYHNGKRVQYETPVPYSTSMPLKKIAEFKHPKEPVKLRLQDHTNPVSFRNIWVQEL, translated from the coding sequence ATGAGGAAAACATTATTCATTCTTTTATCTTCGATTTTAACACTGTCGGCATTCGCGCAGTCGCAAAAAGACGCGTTCGCCGGCTTCTATAAGGGCAAAATTACGCTCGCCGACGGCAGCGAACTCAAACGCGGATACCCCGTTTCGATGTATCCCGAAATCTACGCCGAAGTGTACAGAGGCCCGCAGGCAAAATACCGCGTCAAGATTCTCACGGGCATTCTCTCCCGCGCGGAAACGACTTCTTTTGCCGACGGGCTGACCGCCTCCGACGGAAAAATCGAATTCAAGACCTCCGAACCGCTCGCGCTCAAAGGCACGGCGACCCCGTCGGAAATCGTCGCAAGCGGCAAATACAACGGTCAGGACGTTAAAATCGACCTCAAACGCTTCGAATTTAAATCTCCCACACTCGGAGCAAAAGCCCCCAAGGGCGCAGTCGTGCTCTTCGACGGCACAGACCCCTCGAAGGAATGGGAACTCGTTTCCGCCCGCCAAACCCCCGTTAACTGGACTCTCAAAGACGGCGCAATGACCGTCAAAACCGACGCCAAAAAGCCCGACGGCAAAAAGCTCAACACCACAATCGAATCGAAACGCGCGTTCGGCAAGTGCAAGCTCCACATCGAATTCAACATTCCCCCGATGTACGACTGCCTCGGTCAGGCGCGCGCAAATTCGGGCGTGTTCTTCGGCCCGTACGAAATTCAGGTGCTCGACTCGTTCGGCGCGGAAGCCTCGTGGGACCACTGCGGCTCGGTCTACCGCCAGACGGCGTCGCAGTACAACGCCTCGCTCGAACCCGGCGCGTGGCAGACATACGACATCATCTACACCCCCGCAAAATTCGAAGGCGACAAGTGCGTGGCGTTCCCGACATTCACGGTCTACCACAACGGCAAACGCGTCCAGTACGAAACGCCCGTTCCGTACTCCACAAGCATGCCTCTTAAAAAGATTGCGGAATTCAAACACCCCAAAGAACCCGTCAAGCTCAGGCTCCAAGACCACACGAACCCCGTTTCGTTCAGAAACATCTGGGTTCAGGAGCTGTAA
- a CDS encoding biotin/lipoyl-containing protein, which yields MKKLRITVEGKVYEVEVEVLGSSNAAPAAPAAVAPATPAPVAAAPVAPAPAPAPKAAAPAPAAAGAGDVACPLAATVVAVNVKEGQTVKAGDLLVTLEAMKMSTPINSDRAGTVSKIYVAAGQSVQEGQPLVAIA from the coding sequence ATGAAAAAATTACGCATCACAGTTGAAGGCAAAGTATACGAAGTAGAAGTCGAAGTTCTCGGCTCGTCGAACGCGGCACCCGCTGCCCCTGCGGCGGTAGCCCCCGCTACTCCCGCACCCGTTGCGGCGGCTCCCGTAGCTCCCGCGCCCGCTCCCGCTCCAAAAGCGGCTGCTCCCGCGCCCGCGGCGGCAGGCGCAGGCGACGTTGCATGCCCCCTCGCGGCGACGGTCGTTGCAGTCAACGTTAAGGAAGGCCAGACGGTAAAGGCGGGCGACCTGCTCGTAACGCTCGAAGCCATGAAGATGAGCACCCCCATCAATTCCGACAGGGCGGGTACGGTTTCCAAAATCTACGTCGCCGCAGGACAGAGCGTACAGGAAGGCCAGCCTTTGGTCGCAATCGCATAA
- the trxA gene encoding thioredoxin, giving the protein MSGKVIHLNSNNFDKTVNSDKPVLVDFWATWCGPCRMLGPTIEALAEEMGDNALVCKLDVDQAPEIADKFGITAVPTLIFFRKGQKIGTSPMASKDELKARLEQLA; this is encoded by the coding sequence ATGTCGGGAAAAGTAATACACTTAAATTCGAATAACTTCGATAAAACGGTAAACTCGGACAAGCCCGTGCTTGTCGATTTCTGGGCGACATGGTGCGGCCCGTGCCGCATGCTTGGCCCTACAATAGAAGCCCTCGCAGAGGAGATGGGCGATAACGCGCTCGTCTGCAAGCTCGACGTCGACCAAGCGCCCGAAATTGCCGATAAATTCGGAATCACCGCAGTCCCCACCCTCATCTTCTTCCGCAAGGGACAGAAAATCGGCACAAGCCCGATGGCGTCGAAAGACGAACTCAAAGCGAGGCTCGAACAACTCGCATAA
- a CDS encoding succinate CoA transferase has translation MKYTIMSADEAASLIQNGQQIAFSGFTPAGATKEIPGAIARRAEAEHAAGRPFKINIITGASTGDSCDGVLARAHAINYRAPYQSNADLRGGANKNELKYTDLHLSMTPQYMNYGFMGKFDWAIVEAADVSDDGQILLTTSVGIAPTGLKLAEKVLIELNSYHSKELCGFHDIYETANPPHRREIPIYSAGDRIGSKVVKIDPSKIAGIVLTNKADEVKPFKPSDPITEKIGQNVADFLASEMKAGRIPDSFLPIQSGVGNIANAVLGALGNNPDIPAFSMYSEVLQDSVIELIEHGRIKNASATSLTVTPAKIQEIYANPKFFRERLVLRPQEISNSPEVARRIGIISINTAIEVDLSGNVNSSHIMGKNLMNGIGGSGDFTRAAYTSIYTCPSVAKGGMISAIVPNVSHCDHNEHSVNIIVTEYGVADLRCKTPYERAEIIIEKCAHPSYRDLLRKFLKDDPMGHTPQTLARAYAFHEAFLAEGDMHKANV, from the coding sequence ATGAAATATACCATAATGTCAGCGGACGAGGCTGCGAGCCTTATCCAAAACGGTCAACAAATTGCGTTCAGCGGCTTCACCCCCGCGGGCGCGACGAAGGAAATCCCCGGCGCGATTGCGCGCCGCGCCGAAGCCGAACACGCGGCGGGCAGACCTTTCAAAATCAATATAATCACGGGCGCGTCCACGGGCGACTCGTGCGACGGCGTTCTCGCGCGCGCGCACGCAATCAACTACCGCGCCCCCTACCAGTCGAATGCCGACCTCAGGGGCGGGGCAAACAAAAACGAGCTTAAATATACCGACCTCCACCTGTCGATGACTCCCCAGTACATGAACTACGGCTTCATGGGCAAGTTCGACTGGGCGATTGTCGAAGCGGCGGACGTTTCCGACGACGGCCAAATCCTTCTTACGACGTCGGTCGGCATTGCCCCTACGGGCTTGAAACTCGCCGAAAAGGTTCTCATCGAACTGAACTCGTACCACTCGAAGGAGCTTTGCGGCTTTCACGACATCTACGAAACGGCGAATCCGCCGCACCGCCGCGAAATTCCGATTTACTCGGCGGGCGACAGAATCGGCTCGAAGGTCGTTAAAATCGACCCGAGCAAAATCGCGGGCATTGTGCTCACGAACAAGGCCGACGAAGTAAAGCCCTTCAAACCCAGCGATCCGATTACCGAAAAAATCGGACAAAACGTTGCCGACTTCCTCGCAAGCGAAATGAAGGCAGGCAGAATTCCCGACTCGTTCCTGCCCATTCAAAGCGGCGTCGGCAACATCGCAAACGCGGTTCTCGGCGCACTCGGCAACAACCCCGACATTCCCGCATTCTCGATGTACTCGGAAGTTTTGCAGGACTCGGTAATCGAGCTTATCGAACACGGCAGAATCAAGAACGCAAGCGCGACGTCGCTTACGGTAACTCCCGCAAAGATTCAGGAAATCTACGCAAACCCCAAATTCTTCCGCGAAAGACTCGTTCTGCGCCCGCAGGAAATTTCGAACAGCCCCGAAGTCGCGCGCCGCATAGGCATTATTTCGATTAACACGGCAATTGAAGTAGACCTTTCGGGCAACGTGAACAGTTCGCACATCATGGGCAAAAACCTCATGAACGGCATCGGCGGCAGCGGCGACTTCACCCGCGCGGCATACACGTCGATTTACACATGCCCGTCGGTAGCAAAGGGCGGCATGATAAGCGCAATCGTTCCGAATGTCTCGCATTGCGATCACAACGAACACAGCGTGAACATCATCGTGACCGAATACGGCGTCGCCGACCTTCGTTGCAAGACTCCGTACGAACGCGCGGAAATCATCATCGAGAAATGCGCACACCCCAGCTACCGCGACCTGCTGCGTAAGTTCCTCAAAGACGATCCGATGGGACACACTCCGCAGACGCTCGCCCGCGCATACGCATTCCACGAAGCGTTCCTTGCGGAAGGCGACATGCACAAGGCAAACGTCTAA
- a CDS encoding glycine--tRNA ligase codes for MVDMATIEGLCKRRGFIYRSSEIYGGFNGFFDYGPLGVELKNNIKRAWWNDFVHGRDDIVGLDASIIMHPDVWRASGHVAGFSDPMVDCKESKLRFRADQIFFAEVKVDGETIGYVSVLEDENMQKDAEKKAAELKRKLARQGELGEVVLKNYMDAKPFEYDLIPSPATGNAGTLTPPRDFNLMFQTYVGAMRDETAIAYLRPETAQGIFADFKNICDTTRVKVPFGIAQIGKAFRNEITPRNFIFRSREFEQMEIEYFISPYDDWKTLHRQWIDACKAWFVSIGLPADALAEDVHPQEKLAHYAKACTDITFHFPHGLQELQGIAVRGNFDLTQHQNASGKNLEYFDEARKEKYLPHVIEPSLGVDRTFLAVMSAAYEEDEVPNDKGQPEKRILLKFSPRVAPFKAAVFPLVKNKPELYAHAEALYKKLRRRWNIFFDASGAIGRRYRRQDEIGTPFGITVDFQTIEGDGTVTLRDRDSTKQVRMSESELVAFLSEKIDG; via the coding sequence ATGGTCGATATGGCAACAATCGAGGGTCTCTGCAAGCGCAGGGGGTTCATTTACCGCTCCTCCGAAATCTACGGCGGGTTTAACGGATTTTTCGACTACGGTCCGCTCGGCGTTGAACTCAAAAACAACATTAAACGCGCATGGTGGAACGACTTTGTACACGGGCGCGACGACATCGTGGGTCTCGACGCGTCTATAATCATGCACCCCGACGTTTGGCGCGCGTCGGGACACGTCGCGGGCTTTTCCGACCCGATGGTTGACTGCAAGGAGTCGAAGCTCCGCTTCCGCGCCGACCAGATTTTCTTCGCGGAAGTCAAGGTTGACGGCGAGACAATCGGCTACGTCAGCGTCCTCGAAGACGAGAACATGCAAAAGGACGCCGAGAAAAAGGCGGCGGAACTCAAACGCAAGCTCGCGCGCCAGGGCGAACTCGGCGAAGTCGTCCTCAAAAACTACATGGACGCAAAGCCATTTGAGTACGACCTCATTCCCTCGCCCGCAACGGGCAACGCCGGCACGCTCACGCCGCCGCGCGACTTCAACCTCATGTTCCAGACATACGTCGGCGCAATGCGCGACGAAACGGCAATCGCCTACCTCCGCCCCGAAACCGCGCAGGGCATTTTTGCCGACTTCAAAAACATCTGCGACACCACGCGCGTAAAAGTGCCCTTCGGCATCGCGCAAATCGGCAAGGCTTTCAGAAACGAAATCACGCCGCGCAACTTCATCTTCCGCAGCAGGGAGTTCGAGCAGATGGAAATAGAATACTTCATCTCGCCCTACGACGACTGGAAGACGCTCCACCGCCAGTGGATTGACGCATGCAAGGCGTGGTTCGTATCCATCGGGCTTCCCGCCGACGCTCTCGCGGAGGACGTCCACCCGCAGGAAAAGCTTGCGCACTACGCGAAGGCGTGCACCGACATCACTTTCCACTTCCCGCACGGCTTGCAGGAATTGCAGGGCATTGCCGTTCGCGGAAACTTCGACCTTACCCAGCACCAAAACGCGTCGGGCAAGAACCTTGAATACTTCGACGAAGCCCGCAAGGAAAAGTACCTGCCGCACGTCATCGAGCCGTCGCTCGGCGTAGACCGCACATTCCTTGCGGTAATGTCCGCCGCCTACGAAGAGGACGAAGTTCCCAACGACAAGGGTCAGCCCGAAAAGCGCATTCTGCTTAAATTCAGCCCGCGCGTCGCGCCGTTCAAGGCGGCGGTTTTCCCGCTGGTCAAGAACAAGCCCGAACTCTACGCGCACGCGGAAGCCCTCTACAAAAAGCTCCGCCGCCGCTGGAACATCTTCTTCGACGCGTCGGGGGCAATCGGCCGCCGCTACCGCCGTCAGGACGAAATCGGCACGCCGTTCGGAATCACCGTAGACTTCCAGACAATCGAGGGCGACGGTACGGTAACGCTGAGAGACCGCGACTCCACAAAACAGGTTCGCATGAGCGAATCGGAGCTCGTGGCGTTCCTCTCCGAAAAAATCGACGGATAG
- a CDS encoding sodium ion-translocating decarboxylase subunit beta, producing MLQSLIDLAFDTGFFYVDWRMVVMWLVVFVLLYLAVFKQFEPLLLVPIAFGALLANLPTEGVLNKPAEPLVAPAAGTVRSVFVQKGDSVYVPRVVRQTPVRVSDVIKSDATAKSDVDAFFAALAKATSAEGRSDVFEKAKGIPDLVAIIRPDSAKASSGKEASEAAMSFTVSYKGRLVEIKGSDLFVWASTSGTITEVSLAAGSKAVYGETVADVYSPRVGGLYYYIQKGVLLEIFPPLIFLGVGALTDFGPLIANPKMLLLGGAAQFGVFITFIGAICLCGFNAREAASIGIIGGADGPTSIFISNKLAPHILAPIAVAAYSYMALVPIIQPPIMRALTTEAERKIRMKSLRKVSRLEKLVFALVVTIFCILLVPDVSALIGMLMLGNFIRECGVCERLSKAAQNETINIVTVFLGTSVGITMTGDRFIRVDTLSILALGVVAFGFSTAAGVVIAKFMNLFLKEKINPLIGSAGVSAVPMAARVSQVEGQKADPSNFLLMHAMGPNVAGVIGTAMVAGFFIATLAH from the coding sequence ATGCTACAAAGTTTAATAGATTTGGCCTTCGATACGGGGTTTTTCTACGTCGATTGGCGCATGGTCGTGATGTGGCTTGTGGTTTTCGTTTTGCTTTACCTTGCGGTATTCAAGCAGTTCGAGCCGCTGTTGCTTGTCCCGATTGCGTTCGGCGCATTGCTCGCCAACCTGCCGACAGAGGGCGTGCTGAACAAGCCCGCCGAACCGCTCGTCGCTCCCGCGGCGGGAACGGTGCGTTCGGTTTTCGTACAAAAGGGAGACTCGGTTTATGTGCCGCGCGTCGTCCGCCAGACGCCCGTTAGGGTGTCGGACGTCATCAAAAGCGACGCCACGGCGAAGTCGGACGTAGACGCGTTTTTCGCGGCTCTCGCAAAGGCGACCTCCGCAGAGGGACGCTCGGACGTTTTCGAAAAGGCAAAGGGAATTCCCGATTTGGTCGCGATAATCCGCCCCGACTCCGCCAAGGCGTCTTCGGGAAAAGAGGCGTCGGAAGCGGCAATGTCGTTTACTGTGTCCTATAAAGGCAGACTTGTCGAAATAAAGGGGAGCGACCTCTTTGTCTGGGCTTCGACATCGGGCACGATAACGGAAGTTTCGCTCGCGGCAGGCTCGAAAGCCGTCTACGGCGAAACCGTCGCCGACGTTTACAGCCCGCGCGTTGGCGGTCTGTACTACTACATTCAAAAGGGCGTTCTGCTCGAAATCTTCCCGCCCCTCATTTTCCTCGGCGTCGGCGCGTTGACTGACTTCGGCCCGCTTATCGCAAACCCGAAAATGCTTTTGCTCGGCGGCGCGGCGCAGTTCGGCGTGTTCATCACGTTCATCGGCGCAATCTGCCTGTGCGGCTTCAACGCCCGCGAGGCGGCGTCAATCGGCATTATCGGCGGCGCGGACGGCCCGACTTCGATTTTCATCTCGAACAAACTCGCGCCCCACATTCTCGCCCCGATTGCGGTCGCGGCGTACAGCTACATGGCGCTTGTGCCGATTATCCAGCCGCCGATTATGCGCGCGCTCACGACGGAGGCCGAACGCAAAATCCGCATGAAAAGCCTGCGCAAAGTGTCGCGCTTGGAAAAGCTCGTGTTCGCGCTGGTCGTAACGATTTTCTGCATTCTGCTTGTGCCCGACGTTTCCGCGCTTATCGGCATGCTCATGCTCGGCAACTTCATTCGCGAGTGCGGCGTCTGCGAACGCCTCAGCAAGGCGGCGCAAAACGAGACAATCAACATCGTAACGGTGTTCCTCGGAACGTCGGTCGGCATAACGATGACTGGCGACAGGTTCATTCGCGTGGATACGCTTTCGATTCTCGCGCTGGGCGTGGTTGCGTTTGGCTTCTCGACGGCGGCGGGCGTGGTAATTGCAAAGTTCATGAATTTGTTCTTGAAGGAAAAAATCAATCCGCTTATCGGCTCGGCGGGCGTTTCGGCCGTGCCGATGGCGGCGAGAGTCTCACAGGTTGAGGGTCAGAAAGCCGACCCGTCGAACTTCCTTCTCATGCACGCAATGGGTCCGAACGTAGCGGGCGTCATCGGAACGGCAATGGTCGCGGGCTTCTTTATCGCGACGCTTGCGCACTAA
- a CDS encoding ribokinase: MKDDRKILVVGSANVDMVVKSAKIPRTGETVLGGVFSKHEGGKGANQAVAAKTLFENTAFCAGLGDDDIGRSYLEYLVERGMDVSLVKICKGAHTGVALITVAKEGQNIITVAPGANSLLTPEDMKKIDFSKFSHIAFQLENPLETVAEGLKLAKAAGCTTVLTPAPAKLLDDEILKNVDFLVPNEIEILQVQRGFTSMQKAAKSLLKKGVKNVLITLGERGCALFNADGERRYAAYSVRPIDTVGAGDCFTGSLLAGFKLFDDIDSAVKFASAAAALKITKAGAQSHSSLKDVLKMMKK, from the coding sequence ATGAAGGACGATAGAAAAATACTCGTGGTCGGAAGCGCAAATGTCGATATGGTCGTTAAGTCGGCGAAAATTCCCCGAACGGGAGAGACCGTGCTCGGCGGGGTTTTCTCGAAACACGAGGGCGGCAAGGGCGCGAATCAGGCGGTCGCCGCAAAAACGCTTTTCGAAAATACCGCGTTCTGCGCGGGGCTTGGCGACGACGACATCGGACGCTCGTACCTCGAATACCTTGTCGAGCGCGGCATGGACGTGTCGCTCGTGAAAATCTGCAAGGGAGCGCACACGGGGGTTGCCCTGATTACCGTCGCAAAAGAGGGGCAGAATATCATCACCGTAGCCCCCGGCGCAAACTCGCTGCTTACGCCAGAGGACATGAAGAAAATCGACTTCTCGAAATTCTCGCACATTGCTTTCCAGCTTGAAAATCCGCTCGAAACCGTCGCGGAGGGGCTGAAACTCGCAAAGGCGGCGGGGTGCACGACGGTTCTTACCCCCGCGCCCGCAAAGCTGCTCGACGACGAAATTCTCAAAAACGTCGATTTTCTCGTTCCGAACGAAATCGAGATTTTGCAGGTTCAGCGCGGCTTCACGAGCATGCAGAAAGCGGCGAAGTCTCTGCTGAAAAAGGGCGTCAAAAACGTGCTGATAACGCTCGGCGAACGCGGCTGCGCTCTCTTCAACGCAGACGGCGAAAGACGCTACGCGGCGTATTCCGTGCGCCCGATTGACACCGTGGGCGCGGGCGACTGCTTTACGGGTTCGCTGCTTGCGGGCTTCAAGCTTTTCGACGACATCGACTCCGCCGTAAAATTCGCGTCCGCCGCCGCTGCGCTCAAAATCACGAAAGCGGGGGCGCAATCGCACTCGTCTCTCAAAGACGTTCTGAAAATGATGAAAAAATAA
- a CDS encoding OadG family protein, giving the protein MLIFSALGFGVVMFVLAVLSILTSTAGRFFSAFDKSAAKKAEAPKVQKVRDVSEIENPEHAFVVAAAVAAMMPQLKADNSELVAVLSAAATAALDDECRVVSVKLVPDMSYAHQGRAQLFASKSFTPIRAK; this is encoded by the coding sequence ATGTTGATATTTTCGGCACTCGGTTTCGGCGTCGTGATGTTTGTTCTCGCGGTTTTGTCGATATTGACTTCCACCGCGGGACGCTTCTTTTCGGCTTTCGACAAATCCGCGGCAAAAAAGGCGGAAGCCCCGAAAGTCCAGAAAGTGCGCGACGTCTCTGAAATCGAAAATCCCGAACACGCGTTTGTTGTAGCGGCGGCTGTCGCGGCGATGATGCCCCAGCTTAAAGCCGACAACTCCGAACTCGTGGCGGTTCTCTCGGCGGCGGCAACGGCGGCTCTCGACGACGAATGCAGGGTCGTTTCGGTAAAACTCGTGCCCGACATGTCATACGCGCATCAGGGCAGGGCGCAGCTTTTTGCGTCAAAATCTTTCACCCCCATAAGGGCAAAATAA
- the mce gene encoding methylmalonyl-CoA epimerase, with translation MLKKIDHIGIAVKSIDDAVPYYENALGFKCEGVEEVAEQKVKTAFFSVGGVHIELLEPTSPDSPIAKFLEKNPHGGVHHVAFNSDSILDDLAKAKAAGVGLINEEPKIGAHSKKIAFLHPKFTKGVLTEFCQDGE, from the coding sequence ATGTTGAAAAAAATAGACCATATCGGTATCGCCGTGAAATCGATTGACGATGCCGTTCCATACTATGAAAATGCACTCGGATTTAAGTGCGAAGGAGTGGAAGAAGTTGCGGAACAAAAAGTTAAGACTGCGTTTTTCAGCGTGGGCGGCGTCCATATCGAACTGCTCGAACCCACTTCGCCCGACAGCCCGATAGCAAAATTTCTCGAAAAAAATCCCCACGGCGGCGTACACCATGTCGCCTTCAATAGCGACTCCATTCTCGACGACCTCGCAAAAGCGAAAGCCGCGGGCGTGGGGCTTATCAACGAAGAGCCGAAAATCGGCGCGCATTCCAAGAAAATCGCGTTCCTCCACCCCAAGTTCACAAAGGGCGTCCTCACGGAATTTTGTCAGGACGGCGAATAA
- a CDS encoding acyl-CoA carboxylase subunit beta, translating to MAIAKKLMDDLIKRRDAAINAGGKAKLEARNAKGLLTARQRIESLFDAGSFQEFGMFVQHSCHNFGMEKKELPTDGVITGVGLVKGRPVAAFSQDFTVFGGSLGANHAKKIVDLLKFAAKNGMPVVGVNDSGGARIQEGVESLSGYGQIFYQNVAASGVVPQISIIAGPCAGGAAYSPALMDFIIMTKQNSNLFICGPQVIKAATGEEASVDMFATANAHASVSGNIHLVAEDDKHALELAEKLLSFLPSNNMQEPPHDFSVPLEKTYDPELNNIVPETSAQGYDVKSVINRIVDGGDFFEIQANFARNIVVGFARIEGIVVGIIANQPNFKAGCLDIDASDKASRFIRTCNVFNVPIVNLVDVPGFMPGLAQERGGIIRHGAKMLFAYASATVPKITLIMRKAYGGAYLAMCCVDMGADMVLAWPTAEIAVMGAKGAVNVLYGKELKAIEDPAKREELAAKYRAEYSEKFESPYQAASKGMITSVIEPAETRGAIAMALRATIGKRETRLPKKHGNIPM from the coding sequence ATGGCAATCGCAAAAAAATTGATGGACGACCTCATCAAACGCCGCGACGCCGCGATCAATGCGGGCGGCAAGGCTAAATTGGAGGCTCGCAACGCAAAGGGGCTGCTCACCGCCCGACAAAGAATAGAATCGCTCTTCGACGCGGGTTCGTTTCAGGAATTCGGCATGTTCGTGCAACACAGCTGCCACAATTTCGGAATGGAAAAAAAGGAACTGCCCACCGACGGCGTCATTACGGGCGTCGGTCTGGTAAAGGGTCGCCCCGTGGCGGCGTTCAGCCAAGACTTCACGGTGTTCGGCGGCTCGCTCGGCGCAAACCACGCAAAGAAAATCGTAGACCTTCTCAAATTCGCCGCCAAGAACGGCATGCCCGTTGTGGGCGTCAACGACAGCGGCGGCGCGCGCATTCAGGAGGGCGTCGAATCGCTCTCCGGCTACGGGCAGATTTTCTACCAGAACGTGGCGGCTTCGGGCGTGGTTCCGCAGATTTCAATCATCGCCGGCCCCTGCGCGGGCGGCGCGGCTTACAGCCCCGCCCTCATGGACTTCATCATCATGACGAAGCAGAACTCCAACCTCTTCATCTGCGGGCCGCAGGTCATCAAGGCGGCGACGGGCGAAGAGGCGTCGGTTGACATGTTCGCCACGGCGAACGCGCACGCTTCGGTTTCGGGCAATATCCACCTTGTCGCCGAAGACGACAAGCACGCGCTCGAACTCGCCGAAAAACTCCTTTCGTTCCTGCCCTCAAATAACATGCAGGAACCGCCGCACGATTTCTCCGTGCCGCTCGAAAAAACCTACGACCCAGAGCTTAACAACATCGTTCCCGAAACTTCCGCTCAGGGCTACGACGTCAAGTCGGTCATCAACCGCATTGTAGACGGCGGAGACTTCTTCGAAATTCAGGCGAATTTCGCCCGCAACATCGTCGTGGGCTTCGCGAGAATCGAAGGGATAGTCGTCGGAATCATCGCAAACCAGCCCAATTTCAAGGCGGGCTGCCTCGATATCGACGCCTCCGACAAGGCATCGCGCTTTATCCGCACCTGCAACGTCTTCAACGTTCCGATTGTAAACCTCGTGGACGTCCCCGGATTCATGCCGGGCTTGGCGCAGGAACGCGGCGGCATTATCCGCCACGGCGCGAAAATGCTCTTTGCGTACGCTTCGGCGACAGTCCCCAAAATCACTCTCATTATGCGCAAGGCTTACGGCGGCGCGTATCTTGCAATGTGCTGCGTAGACATGGGCGCGGACATGGTTCTTGCGTGGCCGACCGCCGAAATTGCGGTCATGGGCGCAAAGGGCGCAGTCAACGTTCTGTACGGCAAGGAGCTTAAAGCCATCGAAGACCCCGCAAAGCGCGAGGAATTGGCGGCGAAATACCGCGCCGAATACAGCGAAAAGTTTGAAAGCCCCTATCAGGCGGCGAGCAAGGGCATGATTACCTCGGTAATCGAACCCGCCGAAACCCGCGGGGCAATCGCAATGGCGTTGAGGGCGACAATCGGAAAACGCGAAACGCGCCTGCCAAAGAAACACGGCAACATTCCGATGTAA